Within Bradymonas sediminis, the genomic segment CCTCGGCGTGGTCCTGGCGTTTGAGAACCCCTATGTCGTCCCATTTGTGTCGGCGACGGGCTATGTCAGCGTCCCGGTTAACGCTCAAGCAGTCGACGTTGCCCTCGCGCCGCGCTGGGTCTATAACCCCTCGACCGAACGTAACGAATTAGAAGAGCGCCCTCAGGAATTCTCCACCCCGGAGACCACCTGGGGCGTCACCGGCACCGCCGGTATCCGCGTCCCCGTGGACCTCGGCAAAGTGACGCTCGCGCCCTCGATCGGCGTGTCACTATCCGAATTTACCGACGGCACCGAAGCCTCCAGCGCCACCGCCGCGAACCTCGGCATGGATGTTGTCTTCTAACCCGCCAATAGGTGCCCGCATTAAAGAACCGGGGCCGCGTCACACACATAGGCCAGGCCAGTGCTACCATAAGCATCGGCCTGGCCTTGCAGCATTCACCAGCACAACGGGGCACCAAAATCTCCAGGCGAGACAGCGCTCAAAGGAAACTTCGGAGATGCGTCGCGCAGTGATTGACGCCCAGCCCACCACAAAGCTACGCTTCGACGACATCTTCAGCACTGCCCAGGCCCACACCAGGCCACTCAACTGTGATCGAAAGCGGAGCCGCTCCAAATGCCACGCCAACCTATTTTATTGCACTATGCGTTCTCGTTTCTCGGCGCGCTCGCCGTGACCTTTATGGGCGCGACGAGCTTCGCCGCCACGGTGCAGGTCCAACCCGGCGATGACCTCCGAGCAGCCGCGAACGCGCTCAATCCCGGCGACGAATTGGTGCTCGCCGACGGCACCTATGAGATGTCGCCGCGCTTTCTGCTCACCCTGCGCGGCACCGCCGAGGCGCCCATCGTCATCCGGGCGGCCGACGGGGCGGCGCCGCTTATCCATCGACCCAACGCTGAGCAGAATATCTGGGATATCGACGCCGAGCATCTGCACATCCGCGGGCTTCGCTTTTCGGGTGGCTCGGCGGGGCTTCGCTTTTTGCACGCCGAGGATGTCCGCGTCGAAGACTGCGAGATCTTCGACACCAACGCCGTCGCGCTGCGCATGAACGACAGCGGCGCCCACTACCGGCGAAATTTCATCATCGGCAATGAGATCTACGGGACCGCAGGCCACGGCGAAGGCATGTACCTTGGGTGCAATTCCAATGGATGTCAGTTCTCGGAGGGCCTCATCGCCCATAACTATATCCACCACACCAACGGGCCAAACGTCACTCAGGGCGACGGCATCGAGATCAAAGAGGGTGGCTGGGGCAACACCATCCGCGGCAACGTCATCCACGACACCGGGTATCCCTGCATTCTCACCTACTCGACCGCCGGCAACGGCCCGGCCAATATCATCGAGGGCAATGTGATGTGGGCCTGCGGCGACAACGGGATTCAGACCTCCCAGGACGCCATCATTCGAAATAATATTATCCTGGGTGCCGCCGCCAGCGGCATCGCCCTGCAACCCCACCAGGCCGGCGCCCCGGCAAATCTCGAGGTCATACACAATACGGTGGTCAACACCGGCGACGCCATCGCGCTGCGCGGGGCGACCGGCAGCGTGGTCATCGCCAATAACGCTGCGTATTCGTCGTCGGCTTCGGCGCTTCGACTGATGGGCGATATGGCGGCGGTGCAGATCAGCGGAAATGTCGGCGTCGGCGGAATCAACGGTCCAGCGGGTGGACTCAGCGCAGGCGACCTCGGCGCGGACTTCGTGGACGCGCACACCGGCGGCGGCGTGATGGATGTCTACCCGTCGGCGACGGGCGCGTTGGTCGGCGCTGGCGATACAAGCCGGGTGACCGAGTTCGACTTCAACGGCCTGCTACGCATGGGCGTCGCCGACGTCGGCGCCTACCGCTTCGATTCGGCTGAAAACCCTGGCTGGACCATCGCCCCGGGATTCAAAGACACCGCCACCAGCAATCCGGGCGAGCCGGGCAATCCCGGCGAGGCCGACGCGGGTCCCGAGGATGCTGGCAGCTTTGATGTGAGTTCGGATACGACCGCAAATCCGGACGCCACCGTGGGATTCGAAGATACCCAGTCGGCACCGGATGCCAACGATGCACCGCAACCTCAACCGCAGGATGACAATTGGACTAACAATCACGAAGACTCAGATAGCTCGGATTGCTGCGGTTGCGCGGCGACCGGGCAACCCACACCCGCCCACGGACTCCTATTGCTTGGCGGCCTGGCCATCTTCGCCCGCCGGCGCCGGCCCGGAGTGACCCGCTAGTTTTTCTGGCGAACCCTCGCCGTTTCAAACTTGCGCTTTTTCCCAGTATCGCCATCATGGGGCGGTGACGCCC encodes:
- a CDS encoding right-handed parallel beta-helix repeat-containing protein, which translates into the protein MPRQPILLHYAFSFLGALAVTFMGATSFAATVQVQPGDDLRAAANALNPGDELVLADGTYEMSPRFLLTLRGTAEAPIVIRAADGAAPLIHRPNAEQNIWDIDAEHLHIRGLRFSGGSAGLRFLHAEDVRVEDCEIFDTNAVALRMNDSGAHYRRNFIIGNEIYGTAGHGEGMYLGCNSNGCQFSEGLIAHNYIHHTNGPNVTQGDGIEIKEGGWGNTIRGNVIHDTGYPCILTYSTAGNGPANIIEGNVMWACGDNGIQTSQDAIIRNNIILGAAASGIALQPHQAGAPANLEVIHNTVVNTGDAIALRGATGSVVIANNAAYSSSASALRLMGDMAAVQISGNVGVGGINGPAGGLSAGDLGADFVDAHTGGGVMDVYPSATGALVGAGDTSRVTEFDFNGLLRMGVADVGAYRFDSAENPGWTIAPGFKDTATSNPGEPGNPGEADAGPEDAGSFDVSSDTTANPDATVGFEDTQSAPDANDAPQPQPQDDNWTNNHEDSDSSDCCGCAATGQPTPAHGLLLLGGLAIFARRRRPGVTR